Proteins encoded together in one Streptomyces sp. NBC_01216 window:
- a CDS encoding SRPBCC family protein → MTTKNVVVERRIEATPGPVWETLTDLKGLERVLGGVDRVEVLTEGGFGVGTRWRETRRMLGREATEEMRVTVSEPPDRYVVEADSHGMHYVTEFTLRPAGPGATMVRMTFSATPAGGAASGLLARLLGDLGSRAVRRAVARDLADVAVAVQRHG, encoded by the coding sequence ATGACCACCAAGAACGTCGTCGTCGAGCGCCGGATCGAGGCCACCCCCGGGCCGGTGTGGGAGACACTGACCGATCTGAAGGGCCTGGAACGGGTCCTCGGCGGGGTCGACCGCGTCGAGGTGCTCACCGAGGGCGGCTTCGGGGTCGGCACCCGCTGGCGCGAGACCCGGCGGATGCTGGGCCGGGAGGCCACCGAGGAGATGCGCGTGACGGTGAGCGAGCCGCCGGACCGGTATGTCGTCGAGGCGGACTCGCACGGCATGCACTACGTGACGGAGTTCACCCTCCGGCCCGCGGGGCCGGGCGCGACGATGGTACGAATGACCTTCTCGGCGACCCCCGCCGGCGGCGCTGCGTCCGGCCTGCTCGCCCGGCTGCTCGGCGACCTCGGGTCGCGGGCGGTCCGCAGGGCGGTGGCCCGGGACCTGGCGGACGTCGCGGTCGCGGTGCAGCGCCACGGCTGA
- a CDS encoding diaminopimelate decarboxylase, protein MEDMASDRRDQAVRAAVAQGLLSAAEPVVALLDTAGIRASAAALTAAFAAVTDTRVLHAFAVKAAPLVPVLRLLDACGLGAEVASPGELALARAAGVPPDRTVLDSPAKTHEELRRALALGIAVNADNLQELARIDALVAGAPTASPLGLRVNPQLGAGAIGALSTATGTSKFGVALRDPGAREAVVRLFLDRPWLRRLHTHSGSQGVPPTLMAEGVKAAYVLAEEIDTKAGRRQIDTIDIGGGLPVNFASDEETPTYAAYAELLASTVPGLFDGRYALVTEFGRSLLAKHGTILTRVEYTKTSGSRPIAVTHAGVQVATRTVYAPESWPLRVLAYDAGGRPSTGEETVQDVAGPACFAGDLLVTARTLPLLRPGDVVAVPDTGAYYFAHHYAYNSLPRPSVHGFTVTGEGTAGAEVVFTTVRPAQTLDEIVAESGGGWPDALLT, encoded by the coding sequence ATGGAGGACATGGCTTCCGATCGTCGCGATCAGGCCGTCCGCGCGGCCGTCGCACAAGGACTCCTGTCCGCCGCCGAGCCGGTCGTGGCGCTCCTCGACACGGCCGGCATCCGCGCGTCCGCCGCCGCCCTCACCGCCGCCTTCGCCGCGGTGACCGACACCCGGGTACTGCACGCCTTCGCCGTCAAGGCCGCTCCCCTCGTGCCGGTCCTGCGGCTGCTGGACGCGTGCGGACTCGGAGCCGAGGTCGCCAGCCCCGGCGAACTGGCACTGGCCCGCGCGGCCGGAGTCCCGCCGGACCGCACCGTGCTCGACTCCCCCGCGAAGACCCACGAGGAACTGCGCCGGGCGCTGGCCCTCGGGATCGCCGTCAACGCCGACAACCTCCAGGAACTCGCCAGGATCGACGCCCTGGTCGCCGGGGCGCCGACCGCGAGCCCTCTGGGACTGCGGGTGAACCCGCAGCTGGGAGCCGGTGCGATCGGCGCTCTCTCGACCGCGACCGGGACCTCGAAGTTCGGCGTCGCCCTGCGCGACCCGGGAGCGCGGGAGGCCGTCGTCCGGCTCTTCCTCGACCGCCCCTGGCTCCGCCGGCTGCACACCCACTCCGGCTCCCAGGGGGTGCCGCCGACCCTGATGGCCGAGGGCGTCAAGGCGGCCTACGTCCTCGCCGAGGAGATCGACACCAAGGCCGGACGCCGGCAGATCGACACGATCGACATCGGCGGCGGGCTGCCGGTGAACTTCGCCTCCGACGAGGAGACCCCGACGTACGCCGCCTACGCGGAACTGCTCGCCTCGACCGTTCCGGGGCTGTTCGACGGGCGCTACGCCCTGGTCACCGAGTTCGGCCGCTCCCTGCTCGCCAAGCACGGCACGATCCTGACCCGCGTCGAGTACACCAAGACCTCCGGCTCCCGTCCCATCGCCGTCACCCACGCGGGGGTCCAGGTGGCCACCCGGACGGTGTACGCCCCGGAGTCCTGGCCGCTGCGCGTCCTCGCCTACGACGCCGGAGGGCGGCCCAGCACCGGCGAGGAGACCGTCCAGGACGTGGCCGGACCCGCCTGCTTCGCCGGTGATCTGCTGGTCACCGCCCGCACCCTGCCGCTGCTCCGCCCGGGTGACGTGGTCGCCGTGCCGGACACCGGCGCGTACTACTTCGCCCATCACTACGCGTACAACAGCCTTCCCCGGCCCTCCGTGCACGGCTTCACCGTCACGGGCGAGGGGACGGCCGGCGCGGAGGTGGTCTTCACGACCGTCCGCCCGGCGCAGACCCTCGACGAGATCGTCGCCGAGTCCGGCGGCGGGTGGCCGGACGCCCTGCTGACGTAG
- the hutU gene encoding urocanate hydratase has translation MSGPRPVRAARGTELSALGWQQEAALRMLQNNLDPEVAEHPDKLVVYGGTGKAARDWRSYDAMVRTLRTLKQDETMLVQSGRPVGVMQTHEWAPRVLIANSNLVGDWANWEEFRRLEQLGLTMYGQMTAGSWIYIGTQGILQGTYETFAAVAAKKFGGTLAGTITLTAGLGGMGGAQPLAVTMNDGVAICVDVDPRAIERRIEHRYLDVRADDLAHALRLAVEARDARRPLSIGLLGNAAELLPRMLAEGAPVDIVTDQTSAHDPLSYLPVGVDFDDMATYAAKDPAGFTTRARESMARHVEAMVGFMDAGAEVFDYGNSIRGEAQLAGYDRAFAFPGFVPAYIRPLFCEGKGPFRWAALSGEPSDIAKTDRAMLELFPENESLHRWIKLAGERVHFQGLPARICWLGYGERDKAGERFNDMVASGELAAPLAIGRDHLDCGSVASPYRETEAMLDGSDAIADWPLLNAMVNVASGASWVSLHHGGGVGMGRSLHAGQVTVADGTPLAGEKIRRVLTNDPGMGVIRHVDAGYDIAEEVAEEKDVRVPMREDGLA, from the coding sequence ATGTCAGGACCCCGCCCCGTACGGGCAGCGCGCGGTACGGAACTGAGCGCCCTGGGATGGCAGCAGGAGGCCGCCCTCCGGATGCTGCAGAACAACCTCGACCCCGAGGTCGCCGAGCACCCCGACAAGCTCGTGGTCTACGGCGGCACCGGCAAGGCGGCCCGCGACTGGCGCTCCTACGACGCGATGGTGCGCACCCTGCGGACGCTGAAGCAGGACGAGACGATGCTCGTCCAGTCGGGCCGCCCCGTCGGCGTCATGCAGACCCACGAATGGGCGCCGCGCGTGCTCATCGCCAACTCCAACCTGGTCGGCGACTGGGCGAACTGGGAGGAGTTCCGCCGCCTGGAGCAGCTCGGACTCACCATGTACGGCCAGATGACGGCCGGTTCGTGGATCTACATCGGCACCCAGGGCATCCTCCAGGGCACCTACGAGACCTTCGCCGCAGTCGCCGCGAAGAAGTTCGGCGGGACCCTCGCGGGCACCATCACCCTGACCGCCGGCCTCGGCGGCATGGGCGGCGCCCAGCCGCTCGCCGTCACCATGAACGACGGCGTCGCGATCTGCGTCGACGTCGACCCCCGCGCCATCGAGCGCCGCATCGAGCACCGCTACCTGGACGTGAGGGCCGACGACCTCGCCCACGCCCTCCGGCTGGCGGTCGAGGCCCGCGACGCCCGCCGCCCGCTCTCCATCGGTCTGCTCGGCAACGCCGCCGAACTGCTCCCGCGGATGCTCGCCGAGGGCGCCCCGGTCGACATCGTGACCGACCAGACCTCGGCCCACGACCCGCTCTCGTACCTCCCGGTCGGCGTCGACTTCGACGACATGGCGACATACGCGGCGAAGGACCCGGCCGGCTTCACCACCCGCGCCCGCGAGTCGATGGCCCGGCACGTCGAGGCCATGGTCGGCTTCATGGACGCCGGCGCCGAGGTCTTCGACTACGGCAACTCCATCCGCGGCGAGGCGCAGCTGGCCGGCTACGACCGCGCCTTCGCCTTCCCCGGCTTCGTGCCGGCGTACATCCGGCCGCTGTTCTGCGAGGGCAAGGGCCCGTTCCGCTGGGCGGCGCTCTCGGGCGAACCCTCCGACATCGCCAAGACCGACCGGGCGATGCTGGAGCTCTTCCCGGAGAACGAGTCCCTCCACCGCTGGATCAAGCTGGCCGGCGAGCGGGTCCACTTCCAGGGCCTGCCGGCCCGGATCTGCTGGCTGGGCTACGGCGAGCGGGACAAGGCCGGCGAGCGCTTCAACGACATGGTCGCGAGCGGCGAGCTGGCCGCGCCGCTGGCGATCGGCCGCGACCACCTCGACTGCGGCTCGGTGGCCTCGCCCTACCGCGAGACCGAGGCCATGCTCGACGGCTCCGACGCGATCGCCGACTGGCCGCTGCTGAACGCCATGGTCAACGTCGCCTCCGGCGCCTCGTGGGTCTCGCTGCACCACGGCGGCGGCGTCGGCATGGGCCGCTCCCTCCACGCGGGCCAGGTGACGGTCGCCGACGGCACCCCGCTGGCCGGCGAGAAGATCCGCCGCGTCCTGACGAACGACCCGGGCATGGGCGTCATCCGACACGTCGACGCGGGGTACGACATCGCCGAGGAGGTCGCGGAAGAGAAGGACGTCCGCGTCCCGATGCGCGAGGACGGCCTCGCGTGA
- a CDS encoding allantoate amidohydrolase has protein sequence MSDSFHAMWRSLRPIGRSAASGGYRRYAWTEADADCRLWFRMQAEARRLDYEVDRNGNQWAWLGDPTAGDAVVTGSHLDSVPDGGAFDGPLGVVSSFAALDELRSREVRFTRPLAIVNFGDEEGARFGLACVGSRLTAGQLTKENAFALRDGDGTSLPRAMEAAGYDPETIGPDPERLARIGAFVELHVEQGRALDLSGDAVGLASAIWPHGRWRYDFAGEANHAGTTRLVDRRDPMLGYAETVLAARREAELAGAVATFGKIAVEPNGVNAIPSLVRGWLDARAADQESLDTVIAGIESASRAHAARHGVDLTVVRESFTPVVEFAHALRDEMAAILGEKTPVLGTGAGHDAGILSGSIPTAMLFVRNPTGVSHSPAESAAEDDCVAGVLALADVLEGLACS, from the coding sequence GTGAGCGACTCCTTCCACGCCATGTGGCGGTCGCTGCGGCCCATCGGCCGCAGCGCCGCCTCGGGCGGCTACCGCCGCTACGCCTGGACCGAGGCCGACGCCGACTGCCGGCTCTGGTTCCGCATGCAGGCCGAGGCCCGCCGCCTGGACTACGAGGTCGACCGGAACGGCAACCAGTGGGCCTGGCTCGGCGACCCCACCGCAGGCGACGCCGTCGTCACCGGCTCCCACCTGGACTCCGTACCCGACGGCGGAGCCTTCGACGGCCCGCTCGGCGTCGTGTCCTCCTTCGCCGCGCTCGACGAACTCCGCTCCCGCGAGGTCCGCTTCACCCGCCCGCTCGCCATCGTCAACTTCGGCGACGAGGAGGGCGCCCGCTTCGGTCTCGCCTGCGTCGGCTCCCGGCTCACCGCCGGGCAGCTGACCAAGGAGAACGCCTTCGCACTGCGCGACGGCGACGGCACCAGTCTGCCGCGTGCGATGGAGGCGGCAGGCTACGACCCCGAGACCATCGGGCCCGACCCCGAGCGCCTCGCCCGGATCGGCGCCTTCGTCGAACTCCACGTCGAACAGGGCCGCGCCCTGGACCTGTCCGGGGATGCCGTCGGCCTCGCCTCCGCGATCTGGCCGCACGGCCGCTGGCGGTACGACTTCGCCGGTGAGGCCAACCACGCCGGCACCACCCGCCTCGTCGACCGCCGCGACCCCATGCTCGGTTACGCGGAGACCGTTCTCGCCGCCCGGCGCGAGGCCGAACTCGCGGGCGCCGTGGCCACCTTCGGCAAGATCGCGGTCGAACCCAACGGCGTCAACGCCATCCCGTCCCTGGTCCGCGGCTGGCTCGACGCCCGAGCCGCCGACCAGGAGTCGCTCGACACGGTGATCGCCGGCATCGAGAGCGCCTCCCGCGCCCACGCCGCCCGGCACGGCGTCGACCTCACCGTCGTCCGGGAGTCCTTCACCCCGGTCGTCGAGTTCGCCCACGCGCTGCGCGACGAGATGGCGGCCATCCTCGGGGAGAAGACCCCGGTCCTCGGCACGGGTGCGGGACACGACGCCGGAATCCTCTCCGGTTCGATCCCGACCGCCATGTTGTTCGTACGGAACCCCACCGGCGTCTCGCACTCTCCGGCCGAGTCCGCGGCCGAGGACGA